One genomic window of Gossypium hirsutum isolate 1008001.06 chromosome D11, Gossypium_hirsutum_v2.1, whole genome shotgun sequence includes the following:
- the LOC121223281 gene encoding disease resistance protein RPV1-like, which produces MLSLPSTSSSISRKKYDVFLSFRGEDTRNNFTDHLYDALSRSVIVTFRDDPKLEAGEEIAPELFKAIQQSWCSVIVFSQTYAFSSWCLEELAEIVKQHNNDGHKVFPIFYHVDPSDLRKQKEKVEEAFARYKERYKEDSEKIQRWRNALIQVAGIKGWHLNNEHESEFIKDIVKKISAKLCQTYPATHSDLVGISERLEDLYLKINIGEDDVRVIGIFGMGGIGKTTLARVAYTQMSSHFEGKSFIADIREVSDKCGLVSLQKQLLSQIFHGECFNFFDVHEGSYIISHRLSHKKVLVVLDNVDNIQHLKCLVGRHDWFGLGSRIVVTTREEHLLRSWPVDDMYEPTTLNPKDALQLFSLKAFHSDTVQKDDFIELSKHVVNYAGGLPLALEVLGSFLCDRDKTQWRSAIERLKRDSNKEIFDKLRISFEGLEEREKNIFLDIACFFNGENKDFVIKVLDGCEFFPDIGIDVLVKKSLVKVDKHNKI; this is translated from the exons ATGTTGTCGTTACCTTCAACTTCTTCCTCcatttctagaaaaaaatatgatgTTTTCTTGAGTTTCAGAGGTGAAGATACCCGCAACAACTTTACCGATCATCTCTATGATGCTCTAAGTAGGAGTGTGATCGTCACTTTCAGAGATGATCCAAAGCTGGAGGCCGGCGAAGAGATCGCACCTGAACTCTTTAAAGCTATTCAGCAATCATGGTGCTCGGTAATCGTTTTTTCCCAAACTTATGCCTTTTCAAGTTGGTGCTTGGAGGAGCTTGCTGAGATTGTTAAACAACATAACAACGACGGCCATAAAGTGTTTCCAATTTTTTACCATGTTGATCCATCtgatttaagaaaacaaaaagagaaagtgGAAGAAGCCTTTGCCAGATATAAAGAGAGATACAAAGAAGATAGTGAGAAGATCCAAAGATGGCGAAATGCTTTAATTCAAGTGGCTGGAATCAAGGGATGGCATTTAAATAACGA GCATGAATCAGAATTTATTAAAGACATTGTCAAGAAGATATCAGCAAAACTATGTCAGACATATCCAGCTACTCATAGCGACTTGGTTGGAATTAGTGAACGCTTGGAggatttatatttgaaaataaacattGGGGAAGATGATGTCCGCGTTATAGGAATTTTCGGAATGGGTGGTATCGGTAAAACGACACTCGCAAGAGTTGCTTACACTCAAATGTCATCTCATTTTGAAGGTAAAAGCTTTATTGCTGATATTCGAGAAGTTTCAGACAAATGCGGACTAGTTTCTTTACAGAAACAACTTCTTTCACAGATCTTTCATGGTGAATGCTTCAACTTTTTCGATGTTCATGAAGGGAGTTACATAATTAGCCATAGGTTGTCTCACAAAAAGGTTCTTGTTGTTCTTGATAATGTTGATAACATACAACACTTAAAATGCTTGGTTGGAAGGCACGATTGGTTCGGATTAGGAAGTAGAATCGTTGTAACAACAAGAGAAGAACATTTGCTTCGATCTTGGCCAGTTGATGATATGTATGAGCCCACAACATTGAATCCCAAAGATGCGCTTCAACTTTTCAGTCTGAAAGCTTTTCATAGTGATACAGTGCAGAAAGATGATTTCATTGAGCTTTCTAAACATGTTGTAAATTATGCTGGCGGACTCCCTTTAGCTCTTGAAGTTTTGGGTTCCTTCTTGTGCGATAGAGATAAGACTCAATGGAGAAGTGCAATTGAAAGACTTAAAAGAGATTCTAATAAAGAAATTTTCGATAAACTTCGAATCAGTTTTGAAGGACTGGAAGAAAGGGAGAagaatatatttttagatatagcATGCTTCTTCAATGGGGAGAATAAAGATTTTGTAATCAAAGTATTAGATGGTTGTGAGTTTTTTCCTGATATTGGAATTGATGTTCTCGTTAAAAAATCTCTCGTAAAAGTTGATAAACACAACAAAATTTGA
- the LOC121223485 gene encoding disease resistance protein RPV1-like isoform X1, protein MHDLLQEMGRTIVREKCIDEPGKCCRLWEERDVHHVLTKNTATEMIEGMIINNKRESCKILNLSADTFLKMKNLRLLKVLCLSNCDDLKYLSNELRLLDWTGYPLRYLPSTFQPDNLVALLLPCSHIQQLWNGNRPLFNLKIMNLKVSQNQIKTPDFTTASNLEVLILEGCTKLVDVHPSIGVLKSLKLLNLRDCKSLRSLPTKIGMESLETLVLSGCSSLVRFPEIDGQMERLKTLDLSGCYRVKILSENLQQAKFLEELDLSETAITEPPSFIFQFKNLKVLSFSGRKGPSYKLLPNLPSLFKVIQGRRTNPMARMLPMLSGLSSLRELKLRDCNLCEGDLPRDISGLSSLWRLDLSGNNFISIPASLTRLSKLADLILSNCNMCTFGEADTDSDISGLSTLRHLDLSGNNFISIPASLARLSKLHVLDLSNCNMCTLGEADIHSDLSGLSSLVHLYLSGKNFLTIPLALTQLSRLKLLKLSVARCLNRCLSYQQI, encoded by the exons ATGCATGACTTGTTACAAGAGATGGGAAGAACAATTGTTAGAGAAAAATGTATTGATGAACCTGGAAAATGTTGCAGATTGTGGGAGGAAAGAGACGTCCATCATGTCCTAACAAAAAACACA GCTACAGAAATGATTGAAGGTATGATCATCAATAATAAAAG GGAATCGTGCAAGATACTCAATTTGAGTGCAGATACCTTCTTGAAGATGAAAAATTTGAGATTACTCAAAGTGCTTTGCTTATCAAATTGTGATGAcctcaaatatctttctaatgAACTACGGCTTTTAGATTGGACAGGGTATCCTTTAAGATACTTGCCTTCAACCTTCCAACCGGACAATCTTGTCGCACTTCTTTTACCATGTAGTCACATTCAACAATTATGGAATGGAAATAGA CCCTTGTTTAACTTGAAAATAATGAACCTCAAAGTGTCCCAAAACCAAATCAAGACACCAGACTTCACAACAGCATCAAATCTTGAAGTTCTGATTTTGGAAGGTTGTACCAAATTAGTGGATGTTCATCCATCAATTGGAGTGCTTAAGAGCCTTAaacttttgaatttaagagaCTGCAAAAGTCTTAGGAGTCTTCCAACCAAAATTGGAATGGAATCTCTTGAAACATTAGTTCTTTCGGGTTGCTCAAGTCTTGTAAGGTTTCCAGAGATTGATGGGCAAATGGAACGTCTCAAAACTCTTGATCTTTCCGGTTGTTATAGAGTGAAAATTTTATCGGAGAATTTGCAGCAAGCAAAGTTTTTGGAAGAGCTCGACTTGAGTGAAACAGCCATAACAGAACCACCATccttcatttttcaatttaaaaatcttaaagttCTGTCTTTCAGTGGGCGCAAGGGACCATCATATAAGTTACTACCAAATTTGCCTTCTCTTTTCAAGGTAATCCAAGGAAGAAGGACGAATCCCATGGCTCGGATGTTGCCTATGTTGTCAGGTTTGAGTTCTTTAAGAGAGCTAAAACTAAGGGACTGCAATCTTTGTGAAGGAGATCTTCCACGTGATATTTCTGGTCTATCCTCTTTGTGGCGTCTTGATCTTAGTGGTAACAATTTCATCAGCATACCTGCATCTCTTACTCGACTCTCAAAGCTTGCAGATCTTATATTGTCAAATTGCAACATGTGCACTTTTGGTGAAGCAGATACTGATAGTGATATTTCTGGTCTATCCACTTTGCGTCATCTTGATCTTAGTGGTAACAATTTCATCAGTATACCTGCATCTCTTGCTCGACTCTCAAAACTTCATGTTCTTGACTTGTCAAATTGCAACATGTGCACTCTTGGTGAAGCCGATATTCATAGTGATCTTTCTGGTCTATCCTCTTTGGTACATCTTTATCTTAGTGGTAAGAATTTCCTCACCATTCCTTTGGCTCTTACTCAACTTTCCAGGCTTAAATTGCTTAAATTGTCAGTTGCAAGATGCTTAAATCGTTGCCTGAGCTACCAACAAATATAA
- the LOC121223485 gene encoding disease resistance protein RPV1-like isoform X2, with protein MHDLLQEMGRTIVREKCIDEPGKCCRLWEERDVHHVLTKNTATEMIEGMIINNKRESCKILNLSADTFLKMKNLRLLKVLCLSNCDDLKYLSNELRLLDWTGYPLRYLPSTFQPDNLVALLLPCSHIQQLWNGNRPLFNLKIMNLKVSQNQIKTPDFTTASNLEVLILEGCTKLVDVHPSIGVLKSLKLLNLRDCKSLRSLPTKIGMESLETLVLSGCSSLVRFPEIDGQMERLKTLDLSGCYRVKILSENLQQAKFLEELDLSETAITEPPSFIFQFKNLKVLSFSGRKGPSYKLLPNLPSLFKVIQGRRTNPMARMLPMLSGLSSLRELKLRDCNLCEGDLPRDISGLSSLWRLDLSGNNFISIPASLTRLSKLADLILSNCNMCTFGEADTDSDISGLSTLRHLDLSGNNFISIPASLARLSKLHVLDLSNCNMCTLGEADIHSDLSGLSSLVHLYLSGGSVSKRLV; from the exons ATGCATGACTTGTTACAAGAGATGGGAAGAACAATTGTTAGAGAAAAATGTATTGATGAACCTGGAAAATGTTGCAGATTGTGGGAGGAAAGAGACGTCCATCATGTCCTAACAAAAAACACA GCTACAGAAATGATTGAAGGTATGATCATCAATAATAAAAG GGAATCGTGCAAGATACTCAATTTGAGTGCAGATACCTTCTTGAAGATGAAAAATTTGAGATTACTCAAAGTGCTTTGCTTATCAAATTGTGATGAcctcaaatatctttctaatgAACTACGGCTTTTAGATTGGACAGGGTATCCTTTAAGATACTTGCCTTCAACCTTCCAACCGGACAATCTTGTCGCACTTCTTTTACCATGTAGTCACATTCAACAATTATGGAATGGAAATAGA CCCTTGTTTAACTTGAAAATAATGAACCTCAAAGTGTCCCAAAACCAAATCAAGACACCAGACTTCACAACAGCATCAAATCTTGAAGTTCTGATTTTGGAAGGTTGTACCAAATTAGTGGATGTTCATCCATCAATTGGAGTGCTTAAGAGCCTTAaacttttgaatttaagagaCTGCAAAAGTCTTAGGAGTCTTCCAACCAAAATTGGAATGGAATCTCTTGAAACATTAGTTCTTTCGGGTTGCTCAAGTCTTGTAAGGTTTCCAGAGATTGATGGGCAAATGGAACGTCTCAAAACTCTTGATCTTTCCGGTTGTTATAGAGTGAAAATTTTATCGGAGAATTTGCAGCAAGCAAAGTTTTTGGAAGAGCTCGACTTGAGTGAAACAGCCATAACAGAACCACCATccttcatttttcaatttaaaaatcttaaagttCTGTCTTTCAGTGGGCGCAAGGGACCATCATATAAGTTACTACCAAATTTGCCTTCTCTTTTCAAGGTAATCCAAGGAAGAAGGACGAATCCCATGGCTCGGATGTTGCCTATGTTGTCAGGTTTGAGTTCTTTAAGAGAGCTAAAACTAAGGGACTGCAATCTTTGTGAAGGAGATCTTCCACGTGATATTTCTGGTCTATCCTCTTTGTGGCGTCTTGATCTTAGTGGTAACAATTTCATCAGCATACCTGCATCTCTTACTCGACTCTCAAAGCTTGCAGATCTTATATTGTCAAATTGCAACATGTGCACTTTTGGTGAAGCAGATACTGATAGTGATATTTCTGGTCTATCCACTTTGCGTCATCTTGATCTTAGTGGTAACAATTTCATCAGTATACCTGCATCTCTTGCTCGACTCTCAAAACTTCATGTTCTTGACTTGTCAAATTGCAACATGTGCACTCTTGGTGAAGCCGATATTCATAGTGATCTTTCTGGTCTATCCTCTTTGGTACATCTTTATCTTAGTG GCGGTTCGGTATCCAAGAGATTGGTTTGA